The Helianthus annuus cultivar XRQ/B chromosome 16, HanXRQr2.0-SUNRISE, whole genome shotgun sequence genome includes a window with the following:
- the LOC110920050 gene encoding uncharacterized protein LOC110920050 encodes MDSEGTKMQAFVLAKNAAGYQHLLEEKRCLTIRNPSLGENRQKVKYANGGLKINLNNNTVVEECHEAIGSEWGFDFTPFDSVVEDPTVDNKFFKSPIDVIGFVVKSFPFEVDTETNNGQNQKKVTFMLEDLNNKQIFVTLWDGYADQIMEYESNNRGEKNVVVIIQFGKYRFWGGHLSVSNLYTVTRVLINSDIDEVADFKQRFIEKLSPEMSSSYSSLSSSTRFVVIVGTIKSFASNNEWFYNACTNCNKKVSTVTVVKEKQDGTDGSEEVTVLECKTDICNTRTVTSIPRIRLYIRVQDCTGIVSLTLFEREVTKLLKVNANQLLDNNIELANEGSFPNELNSLLNMKFAFKIAVSSFNISKKSDGYSVSKMTDNPVVLSELDKHFDTIQPIDEEAVNVEPSDSNRNDYLPVKDSISQTGDDVTPCSNVFKVGFTTSLDRMDAEFDTSSERDLKRNLETVYDVDDVSSQSSSKSRKDGGVDAVLLIPKKEK; translated from the exons ATGGACAGTGAG GGAACAAAAATGCAAGCTTTTGTTTTGGCTAAAAATGCAGCTGGATATCAACATCTTTTGGAAGAAAAGCGTTGTTTGACTATTAGAAATCCTTCATTGGGTGAGAATCGTCAGAAGGTGAAGTACGCTAACGGTGGTTTGAAGATTAACCTTAATAACAACACCGTTGTTGAGGAATGCCACGAGGCTATTGGTTCTGAATGGGGTTTTGATTTTACTCCCTTTGATTCAGTTGTGGAGGATCCAACAGTTGACAACAAGTTTTTTAAAAGTCCAATTG ATGTAATCGGTTTTGTGGTCAAAAGTTTTCCCTTCGAGGTAGACACAGAAACTAATAACGGACAAAACCAGAAGAAAGTCACCTTTATGCTTGAAGACCtgaa CAATAAGCAGATTTTCGTGACGCTTTGGGACGGTTATGCGGATCAAATAATGGAGTATGAGAGCAACAATCGAGGTGAAAAAAATGTCGTCGTAATAATTCAGTTTGGGAAGTACAGATTCTGGGGAG GTCATTTGTCTGTTTCAAATTTGTATACTGTCACCCGAGTCTTAATTAACAGTGATATTGATGAGGTTGCTGACTTTAAACAAAG atTTATCGAGAAACTTTCTCCCGAAATGTCTTCCAGTTATTCTAGCCTAAGTTCTTCT ACTAGGTTTGTTGTCATTGTTGGCACTATCAAGAGTTTTGCATCCAACAATGAGTGGTTTTACAACGCGTGCACAAACTGCAACAAAAAGGTTTCAACCGTTACTGTTGTTAAAGAAAAGCAGGATGGTACTGATGGTTCTGAAGAGGTTACTGTCTTAGAATGCAAGACTGATATTtgtaatacaaggaccgttacaTCAATTCCACG AATTAGGCTTTATATACGTGTCCAAGACTGCACTGGTATTGTGAGTCTGACATTGTTTGAGCGTGAGGTGACAAAGCTTTTGAAGGTTAATGCTAATCAGCTTTTAGACAACAACATTGAA tTAGCAAACGAAGGAAGCTTTCCAAATGAGCTAAATTCATTACTCAATATGAAGTTTGCATTCAAGATTGCTGTTTCTTCTTTTAACATCAGCAAGAAGTCTGATGGATATTCAGTCTCCAAGATGACTGATAACCCGGTTGTTTTGTCCGAGCTGGATAAACATTTTGACACTATTCAG CCTATTGATGAGGAAGCCGTCAATGTCGAACCATCCGATTCAAATCGTAATGATTATTTGCCTGTTAAG GATTCTATATCCCAAACGGGAGACGATGTAACCCCTTGCTCAAATGTgtttaaagttggctttacaacATCGTTGGATCGGATGGATGCTGAGTTTGATACGAGCAGCGAGCGTGACTTGAAGCGCAATTTGGAAACCGTGTATGACGTGGATGATGTATCTTCTCAGTCTTCTTCGAAGTCGCGTAAAGATGGTGGTGTGGATGCAGTTCTTCTAATTCCAAAGAAAGAAAAGTAG
- the LOC110920051 gene encoding uncharacterized protein LOC110920051, whose amino-acid sequence MGERSSSGPWFCRVMNRADQLILSIPDDAASKLWGVDKCPTNVMIHSEDGRDFNVFLSASKGKFFFFRGWSNVVEHLGLTQGCLVVFNPLDHATFKLMTYKDGVSRGSFWTYMQPPSCNFYVIPECIFPKSYDFSSNDVISTVMIDNQMFNVSILTNDGKVGFSAGMDVIISMFQLEVGCYFLFTKGFGHFFYMKVFGKTGVEITYPKLHVDEIEVAPIDVDNEVEEQVHGGVIRFVRTAGDDYFRIPNPVSHMAKLHEGLKDLTIKFLHLDPPQQITNGTRRERRPNRRGYRYALTSWKKFMKAAQIKARDQKWKKVQSHC is encoded by the exons ATGGGCGAACGTTCATCAAG TGGACCCTGGTTCTGTAGGGTAATGAATCGAGCAGACCAACTTATTCTG TCCATTCCGGATGATGCGGCTTCCAAACTGTGGGGTGTTGACAAATGCCCTACTAATGTTATGATACACAGTGAAGATGGTCGTGACTTTAATGTTTTCTTAAGCGCGTCTAAAGGGAAGTTTTTTTTCTTTCGTGGTTGGTCCAATGTTGTTGAACACTTGGGACTAACTCAGGGATGTTTGGTAGTATTTAATCCTTTAGATCATGCTACGTTTAAGTTAATGACTTACAAAGATGGTGTTAGTCGTGGGTCTTTCTGGACATATATGCAACCTCCATCATGCAATTTTTAT GTCATTCCTGaatgtattttccccaaaagtTACGATTTTTCGTCAAATGATGTAATCTCTACGGTTATGATCGACAACCAAATGTTTAACGTTTCCATTTTAACTAATGACGGCAAAGTCGGTTTTTCCGCTGGTATGGATGTAATTATTAGTATGTTTCAGTTGGAGGTTGGTTGTTATTTCTTATTCACCAAAGGATTTGGACATTTTTTCTATATGAAAGTCTTTGGAAAAACCGGGGTTGAAATCACATATCCTAAATTACATGTTGATGAG ATTGAGGTTGCTCCAATAGATGTTGACAATGAAGTTGAAGAACAAGTACATGGTGGTGTTATTCGGTTTGTTCGTACTGCCGGTGATGAttatttt AGAATTCCTAATCCTGTTTCACATATGGCTAAGCTTCATGAAGGGTTAAAAGATTTGACCATAAAATTTTTGCATCTGGACCCGCCACAGCAGATTACTAACGGTACCAGACGTGAAAGAAGACCCAATCGTCGTGGTTATCGTTACGCTTTAACCTCTTGGAAGAAGTTCATGAAAGCTGCTCAAATTAAGGCCCGTGACCAG AAATGGAAGAAGGTGCAATCACATTGTTGA